The Macadamia integrifolia cultivar HAES 741 unplaced genomic scaffold, SCU_Mint_v3 scaffold3324, whole genome shotgun sequence sequence ACCGCACTTTACTTCTGCATTCCACCATGATCACTTCTATATATGCTTGTCAAGGCTTCAGAAAGGTAGGAAGAAGGGAATGGGGGAGAAATGGGATTGAAACTTAATAGGACAGTTTTAAAACTGCCAAATCCAAGTTCTGTCAAGAGAAGGCTTTCTAGATGTTTCACCTTTTTATGCCACCTGGAAGGATTATAAGGTTATTCAATTCTTGGATAGACAAGGTAGTATTTATTAGCATAATACACCTTACTCGTAATTGTCTTGGTGTACACTCTCTTGGTGGTCCTCGattttattagttttattttacCACTTGGCCAAATTTGATTgtgctgaaacttgacatgtgagcagggaCTGACACCTTCAAAAAATTTGGGCTCCATCCAACATACGACTTAGTAGATACTTTGGGCTGAACTGATAATTCAGTCTAGCTTGGCTGACCAGTCTCCCTCAAATTCCAGATTCAAATTGTCATACACTCCCCTATGTATTTAGCCTGAATCTTCAAGAGTCCATAAGCCCATGATCAATTATACTCTGTGGGCTATAAGCCCATAACCAGATCACAAGATATTACATATATGCAAGATGTGGAAATTCTGAACCAGAACAATcctcaaaatctgaactataaGAAGCATATCTGACAGGCTGAGCCGCTGACCTCACGTATTCGACCAAACTCCGGGGAGAGGTGTCAACCCATTCATGGTCCAAACACCAGGATTAATCAAACATGAAATAGGCAGGCTTGTTAGGATTGGAATTTGGAAAACCACAAAAAAAGCTTGGGTTGGATTAGTCTGGACACCAATAGAGGCATATTGCATCCATAATCAGCGTAAACTGTTACATGGCTTCTGTTCTTGTAGATCTTCAGGGTTTCCCTTCTAAACTAATCCAATAGCCATCTTGTCATAATGGAGAACTTGAATTCTACACGTATAGGAGGAATGAAAACCAAAAGTAGAAAGAgggaaataggaaaagaaaaagatcttCACAAAATAATTacacattttcaaaatttcattacTGTTGAGCTAATGTTAAGTAGGGGCTCCAATGCATCGGGAGCAAACTTCCTTGCAAAAAGGTAACAAACAGATGTTCGTTTGGAATTATATGAACAATCTGTTCCATTATTCCTTAAGGATTGTATAAAACCTTCTGTGATATCATACCTTCCATAGGTAGCTGGATGAGGGCTCCTTTTTGACCAATCAACCCAAGTCAGAGTCCGATTTTCATTCATTCCTCCATGGAACATGTTTATGTAAGTTGGCAAGTAATGTTCATCCGGGTAGCAAGTAGGCGTACAATATTTACTGAAGATAGAATAGTACTCACTATCTGAGATTATGTGTAATGCTAGAGCACGGTTCATTTCAAACCACTGGGATCCTTTCCTCCACTGTGGGAGCTTAATGTATGGATACATAAAGAGGCTGTAACGGCCACGTCCGTAACGGGATGGATCATCATTGGACTCAACAAAGCTATGTGGAGAGCCAATGAGGTATTTATAAACAGTTGTGAAGTCATATATCGGGATGCAACTCTCAGAAAGAAGAACGAACCGCTCATTCGAGAAGTCAAGAAGGGCATTGGCGAGAAGACGCCTCTCTCCATCTAACATAGTTACTGATCCCCATTGAACATCCTGGAGGTAAATAGGGAGAAGAAAACTATTGTATCAGAATAAAAGTGTTCCGTGGAggcataaataaatgaaatatgtAGGATTTTTTTGTTGATAATTGTATTTAAAGAAGCATTTGTTACAATCTAAATTATTGTAGGTTTAAAACTTCACACAATATTGCATGGATTGTACTTTGAGATATTCATCTTGATGGTATGTGAATCCCAATATCTCTTCATCAAAAATAAGATCCTCCCCCTCAATAAAAATATTGTCCCCCCAGTTGAGGGAAGGGGACCACCATCACcagcaacaacagcagcagcaaaaaaaaaaaaaaggatcccTAACTTTGATCTTCAGTCTTCCACACAAATTTGTGCCTAAAATTTTCCAGCAAAGAGTGTTCATCTGTTCTTATGAAAGATCCACAGAAATTTACAATTGCCACAAAGAGAATGAACCAACATGCATGAAGGGGAATCCAATAACCTTAATACAATTCTTGCCCCTCTAAGGTCCTTATTTATCAAAACAAAGTACAGTTTCCAAGAACCAGGGAATAATTAAAGGCCTTGGATGCACCTGCCCCCCAATGTTATGCTTCTTAAAACTTCGAGTTCAAAAGAGAAAGTGACTGTGAACAGACCACCTCTGAGAGTTTTGACAAACACACTAGAATTAAAATTCCATCTTCGAATCCCAGCTTCCAACCGCCTAAGATCAGTGGGTATGATGATGAATCTACCTATTAAGCATCTGCTAGTAGACACTCAGCAGTGAAGACATATCAGagaagggccaagaagaaccatCACGCCTAACACAAGCCTTTGCTGGACTGATCCTCAGGCTTAATGTGGCCTGATTTGTTCTTTTCCTTTAGGTCACTTGGTTAAGTTAGTCAACCTGGTTTAGTGGTCCATTGAATTAGCCAAGGAATTAGCTAATCAGGTTCTACTTAACCTTATCCTTTTGGCTAACCAATCAATTTCTGTTTAATCCTATCTAGCTTTTAGTTACTTATTTAACTGGATTATGCTGAGGATTCCCACTCCTGGTCCAGTTTATGATTTGTATTTCTCTATTCTTATAGATGAAGCTCAAGGGCAACAATGCAGCAAATGAT is a genomic window containing:
- the LOC122068012 gene encoding glycosyltransferase BC10-like → MRSVSNKRFQKGINLEIYTRSEMKAMPRNKADGKEVDKFTTYIIATKELSLGVVKVVSFLVIFVAGVILGLAASAHVTRYITSSHNDLFFQSQNFLGRKSFVNPTYLQHSMTDDGLFWMASMVPKKDAYPYNRVPKVAFMFLTRGPLPLRPLWEKFFHGHEGLFSIYVHALPGYESHVSNMSAFYGRQIPSQDVQWGSVTMLDGERRLLANALLDFSNERFVLLSESCIPIYDFTTVYKYLIGSPHSFVESNDDPSRYGRGRYSLFMYPYIKLPQWRKGSQWFEMNRALALHIISDSEYYSIFSKYCTPTCYPDEHYLPTYINMFHGGMNENRTLTWVDWSKRSPHPATYGRYDITEGFIQSLRNNGTDCSYNSKRTSVCYLFARKFAPDALEPLLNISSTVMKF